One genomic segment of Rhinolophus sinicus isolate RSC01 linkage group LG11, ASM3656204v1, whole genome shotgun sequence includes these proteins:
- the MAF gene encoding LOW QUALITY PROTEIN: transcription factor Maf (The sequence of the model RefSeq protein was modified relative to this genomic sequence to represent the inferred CDS: inserted 1 base in 1 codon; deleted 1 base in 1 codon), whose protein sequence is MASELAMSNSDLPTSPLAMEYVNDFDLMKFEVKKEPVETDRIISQCGRLIAGGSLSSTPMSTPCSSVPPSPSFSAPSPGSGSEQKAHLEDYYWMTGYPQQLNPETLGFSPEDAVEALISNSHQLQGGFDGYARGAQQLASAAGAGAGAALGGSGEEMGPAAAVVSAVIAAAAAQSGAGPHYHHHHHHHAAGHHHHPTAGAPGAAGSASASAGGAGGAGGXGPASAGGGGGGGGAAGGGGGGAAGAGGALHPHHAAGGLHFDDRFSDEQLVTMSVRELNRQLRGVSKEEVIRLKQKRRTLKNRGYAQSCRFKRVQQRHVLESEKNQLLQQVDHLKQEISRLVRERDAYKEKYEKLVSSGFRENGSSSDNPSSPEFFITEPTSNLEPSVGYATFWKPQQRVLTSVFTK, encoded by the exons ATGGCATCAGAACTGGCAATGAGCAACTCCGACCTGCCCACCAGTCCCCTGGCCATGGAATATGTTAATGACTTCGATCTGATGAAGTTTGAAGTGAAAAAGGAACCGGTGGAGACCGACCGCATCATCAGCCAGTGCGGCCGTCTCATCGCGGGGGGCTCGCTGTCGTCCACCCCCATGAGCACGCCGTGCAGCTCGGTGCCCCCTTCCCCCAGCTTCTCGGCGCCCAGCCCGGGCTCGGGCAGCGAGCAGAAGGCACACCTGGAAGACTACTACTGGATGACCGGCTACCCGCAGCAACTGAACCCCGAGACGCTGGGCTTCAGCCCCGAGGACGCAGTCGAGGCGCTCATCAGCAACAGCCACCAGCTCCAGGGCGGCTTCGATGGCTACGCGCGCGGGGCGCAGCAGCTGGCCTCGGCGGCCGGGGCCGGCGCCGGCGCGGCCCTGGGCGGCAGCGGCGAGGAGATGGGCCCCGCCGCCGCCGTGGTGTCCGCCGTGATCGCCGCGGCCGCCGCGCAGAGCGGCGCGGGGCcgcactaccaccaccaccaccaccaccacgccgccggccaccaccaccacccgaCAGCCGGCGCGCCGGGAGCCGCGGGCAGCGCATCCGCTTCGGCCGGCGGCGCGGGCGGAGCGGGCG GGGGCCCGGCCAgcgccggcggcggcggcggcggcggcggc gcggccggcgggggcggcgggggcgcGGCGGGGGCAGGGGGCGCCCTGCACCCGCACCATGCCGCCGGCGGCCTGCACTTCGACGACCGCTTCTCCGACGAGCAGCTGGTGACCATGTCGGTGCGCGAGCTGAACCGGCAGCTGCGCGGGGTCAGCAAGGAGGAGGTGATCCGGCTGAAGCAGAAGAGGCGGACCCTGAAAAACCGCGGCTATGCCCAGTCCTGCCGCTTCAAGAGGGTGCAGCAGAGACACGTCCTGGAGTCCGAGAAGAACCAGCTGCTGCAGCAGGTCGACCACCTCAAGCAGGAGATCTCCAGGCTGGTGCGCGAGAGGGACGCGTACAAGGAGAAATACGAGAAGTTGGTGAGCAGCGGCTTCCGAGAAAACGGCTCGAGCAGCGACAACCCGTCCTCTCCCGAGTTTTTCAT